A region from the Vicia villosa cultivar HV-30 ecotype Madison, WI unplaced genomic scaffold, Vvil1.0 ctg.003513F_1_1, whole genome shotgun sequence genome encodes:
- the LOC131641094 gene encoding uncharacterized protein LOC131641094, which produces MPGCGLGTIGGRLYTLGMCHWISKGYTNKDDSYLVSFNLNGEIFNTTLIPLFMDAELDHEFSIHSMMLNGSIATISWYDGTTTFHISILGEFGVKESWVKLFIVGPLSCVDHPIGVDKEGNIFFGKQNGELILLDLRTNVISDLGFNGWYTSQIVILKGSVLIGGINL; this is translated from the coding sequence ATGCCTGGTTGTGGTTTGGGTACTATCGGAGGACGATTATACACACTTGGAATGTGTCATTGGATAAGTAAAGGTTATACAAATAAAGATGATTCCTATTTGGTTTCATTTAACTTGAATGGTGAGATATTCAACACAACACTCATACCCTTATTCATGGATGCTGAACTTGATCATGAATTTAGCATACATTCGATGATGTTAAATGGATCAATTGCCACAATCTCATGGTATGATGGTACTACTACTTTTCATATATCAATACTAGGTGAATTCGGAGTCAAAGAATCATGGGTAAAACTCTTTATTGTTGGACCATTGTCTTGCGTTGATCATCCGATCGGAGTAGATAAAGAGGGTAATATATTTTTCGGAAAACAAAATGGTGAATTAATTTTGTTGGATTTAAGAACAAATGTGATTTCCGATCTTGGCTTTAATGGATGGTATACAAGTCAAATAGTAATCTTAAAGGGAAGCGTTCTTATTGGAGGAATAAATTTGTAG
- the LOC131641093 gene encoding uncharacterized protein LOC131641093: protein MFWNCRGVASKAFYMYYKHYTNNYKPSVLIIVKTRCGPGKLENSFKKLGFDAMVASDNTGYAEAIVIAWKTKEINVQVSVKDRQFIHVKVYMEHGKDWWCTTLYASPHNSSKNLVWEELKKLADDMEEPWLIMGDFNNIAKRSEKKGGLTASMTICQRMKNRMDDCKVTDMETHGPKFTWRGPIFHGSQRIYEKLDRGLSNDDWNFQFPEAYIKVLLRVDFSDHILNKPYGDHFLTQKWPFRFESAWILNETYNSMLQEAWQEEQSILVNLENVTRGIDKWKLETIRVACEGYKSRFKWSLLIF, encoded by the coding sequence ATGTTCTGGAATTGTAGAGGAGTTGCTAGTAAGGCCTTTTACATGTATTACAAGCATTACACTAACAATTACAAACCTAGTGTGTTAATTATTGTTAAGACTAGATGTGGTCCTGGGAAGCTGGAGAATTCGTTTAAGAAGTTGGGCTTTGACGCAATGGTTGCTAGTGATAACACAGGATATGCAGAGGCCATTGTTATAGCTTGGAAAACAAAAGAGATTAATGTTCAAGTGAGCGTTAAGGATAGACAGTTTATTCACGTAAAGGTCTACATGGAGCATGGTAAGGACTGGTGGTGCACGACTCTGTATGCGAGCCCTCATAACAGTAGCAAGAACCTGGTGTGGGAGGAGCTAAAGAAGCTTGCCGATGACATGGAGGAACCGTGGTTGATTATGGGAGATTTCAACAACATTGCTAAGAGGAGTGAGAAAAAAGGAGGACTGACAGCTTCAATGACTATATGCCAAAGAATGAAAAATAGAATGGACGATTGTAAGGTTACGGATATGGAGACGCATGGGCCGAAATTTACATGGAGAGGCCCAATTTTCCATGGCAGTCAAAGAATTTATGAGAAGTTAGATAGAGGTTTGAGTAATGATGATTGGAATTTTCAATTCCCTGAAGCCTACATTAAAGTGTTGCTGAGAGTGGACTTTTCAGACCACATCCTTAATAAGCCTTATGGGGATCATTTTCTTACTCAAAAGTGGCCTTTTAGATTTGAAAGTGCGTGGATTTTGAATGAGACGTATAACAGTATGCTACAGGAGGCGTGGCAAGAGGAGCAATCTATTCTAGTCAATCTTGAAAATGTTACGAGGGGTATAGATAAGTGGAAGTTAGAGACAATTAGGGTTGCATGCGAAGGTTATAAAAGCAGATTCAAGTGGAGCTTATTGATATTCTAA